From Mesobacillus boroniphilus, the proteins below share one genomic window:
- a CDS encoding 3-oxoacyl-ACP reductase: MKLKDQVVLVTGGSRGLGAETVKAFAREGARVIINYYQNEEKAKDLEGMFVENALAVGADVRDPAQVQSMFRQAKEHFGSPVTTIVNNALVDFKFDPVANKDAFAVGWEEYHQQLEGAIRGALNTIQSGLPDMKELKFGRIINIGTNLFQNPVVAYHDYTTSKAALLGFTRNMASDLGKYGVTVNMVSGGLLKMTDASSATSEEVFQLIESSTPLKKVTDPAEAADAILFFASPWARAVTGQNLVVDGGLVMD; encoded by the coding sequence ATGAAACTAAAAGATCAAGTTGTTCTGGTGACTGGCGGGAGCCGGGGACTGGGGGCAGAAACGGTTAAGGCGTTTGCAAGGGAGGGTGCGCGAGTCATTATTAACTATTACCAGAACGAAGAAAAGGCAAAGGATCTGGAAGGTATGTTTGTTGAGAATGCCCTTGCTGTAGGGGCGGATGTAAGAGACCCAGCACAGGTCCAAAGCATGTTCAGGCAAGCAAAAGAACATTTTGGCTCTCCCGTCACGACAATTGTGAATAACGCTCTTGTGGATTTCAAATTTGACCCTGTGGCAAACAAGGATGCTTTTGCAGTTGGCTGGGAGGAGTATCATCAGCAGCTTGAAGGAGCGATACGCGGTGCATTGAATACAATCCAGTCGGGACTTCCAGACATGAAAGAATTAAAGTTTGGCAGAATCATCAACATTGGCACGAACCTGTTCCAGAACCCGGTTGTCGCTTATCACGACTATACAACAAGCAAAGCTGCCTTGTTGGGGTTCACCAGGAATATGGCAAGTGATCTCGGGAAGTATGGCGTTACCGTCAATATGGTTTCCGGAGGATTGCTTAAAATGACCGACGCAAGCTCAGCTACTTCAGAGGAAGTATTCCAGCTCATCGAATCATCCACTCCGCTTAAAAAGGTAACCGACCCGGCAGAAGCTGCAGATGCGATATTGTTCTTCGCATCACCCTGGGCACGTGCGGTTACTGGACAAAATCTGGTCGTTGACGGCGGCCTTGTGATGGATTAA
- the thiM gene encoding hydroxyethylthiazole kinase has product MEVREIASLLEKVRRGNPLVHNITNVVVTNFTANGLLALGASPVMAYAHEEVAEMARMAGSLVLNIGTLRAEIVESMLIAGKAANKQGVPIILDPVGAGATAYRTETARMLMQELEISIIRGNAAEIANVAGETWSIRGVDAGESSGNVFELAVSAAKKLKTTVVVTGKEDIVTDGKTAIIGHNGHPLLTKVTGTGCLLTSVIGAFAAVEKDLIKAGAAAVTTYGVAAEIAADKNAERGPGSFQVEFLNQLYLVNKEEINRKSSFDQQEVD; this is encoded by the coding sequence ATGGAAGTAAGAGAGATTGCTAGTTTGCTAGAAAAAGTTCGCCGGGGAAACCCGCTAGTGCACAATATTACGAATGTTGTGGTCACTAATTTTACCGCCAATGGCCTTCTGGCTCTAGGAGCATCTCCTGTTATGGCATATGCCCATGAGGAGGTTGCCGAAATGGCCAGGATGGCTGGAAGCCTTGTTCTCAATATCGGAACGCTGAGAGCCGAAATCGTTGAGTCGATGCTGATTGCAGGCAAAGCGGCAAATAAACAGGGAGTGCCGATCATTCTTGATCCGGTTGGTGCAGGGGCTACCGCCTATCGAACCGAAACGGCAAGAATGCTGATGCAAGAATTAGAAATTTCAATCATCCGAGGAAATGCTGCAGAGATTGCGAATGTGGCTGGAGAAACCTGGAGCATCCGGGGCGTTGATGCTGGTGAATCCAGCGGAAATGTTTTCGAGTTGGCCGTATCTGCTGCTAAAAAACTCAAGACTACCGTCGTCGTTACTGGCAAAGAAGATATTGTTACAGATGGCAAGACGGCTATTATTGGGCATAACGGGCATCCGCTGCTGACGAAAGTGACGGGAACAGGCTGCTTGCTTACATCTGTTATTGGTGCCTTTGCAGCTGTTGAAAAAGATTTGATCAAGGCAGGAGCAGCTGCAGTAACCACATATGGAGTGGCAGCAGAAATCGCTGCAGACAAAAATGCTGAACGGGGGCCGGGGAGTTTCCAGGTTGAATTCTTGAACCAGCTATACCTTGTCAACAAAGAGGAGATTAATAGAAAAAGTTCTTTTGATCAACAGGAGGTAGATTGA
- the thiD gene encoding bifunctional hydroxymethylpyrimidine kinase/phosphomethylpyrimidine kinase — translation MKRAMTIAGSDSGGGAGIQADLKTFQELKVFGTSALTAVTAQNTLGVQGVFPMDAEAVAKQIQSVGEDIGTDALKTGMLFNAEIIEAVAEKIKQFGWEKVVVDPVMIAKGGASLLQQEAVSALKNHLLPLCLVVTPNIPEAEVLTGMTIHSQDDKKEAARRIHVLGAKNLVIKGGHDKDANESVDLLFNGENFEVFSFPRVETRSTHGTGCTFSAAITAQLAKGLTVYDAVSVAKEFIHSAIANPLNIGQGHGPTNHWAFNTEKGGITSWQG, via the coding sequence ATGAAAAGAGCAATGACCATCGCAGGTTCGGATAGCGGGGGCGGAGCCGGAATCCAGGCGGACCTGAAAACATTCCAGGAACTGAAGGTATTTGGCACGTCTGCACTGACAGCTGTTACTGCGCAAAACACGCTTGGCGTCCAGGGAGTTTTTCCGATGGATGCAGAGGCAGTCGCTAAACAAATTCAATCAGTCGGGGAGGATATCGGGACAGACGCCTTGAAAACGGGGATGCTTTTTAATGCGGAAATCATCGAAGCTGTCGCGGAAAAAATAAAGCAGTTCGGCTGGGAAAAGGTCGTTGTCGATCCGGTAATGATCGCGAAAGGAGGAGCATCATTGCTCCAGCAGGAAGCTGTTTCGGCCCTGAAAAATCATTTGCTGCCGCTCTGCCTCGTGGTCACACCCAATATTCCCGAAGCAGAAGTGCTGACCGGGATGACTATTCACAGTCAGGATGACAAAAAGGAAGCGGCCAGGCGCATACATGTCCTTGGAGCAAAAAATCTCGTCATAAAAGGCGGCCATGATAAGGATGCGAATGAATCTGTTGATCTTCTTTTTAATGGGGAAAACTTTGAGGTCTTCTCCTTTCCGAGAGTTGAAACCAGGAGCACTCATGGTACTGGCTGCACTTTCTCAGCTGCCATCACTGCACAGCTTGCGAAAGGATTGACTGTATATGACGCGGTATCTGTAGCGAAGGAGTTCATCCATTCTGCCATCGCAAACCCGCTGAATATCGGGCAAGGCCATGGACCCACGAACCATTGGGCTTTTAACACGGAGAAAGGAGGGATTACGTCATGGCAAGGATAA
- the thiE gene encoding thiamine phosphate synthase, with protein sequence MARISPDQMRSWLKVYFIAGSTNCVQDSVNVLEEAIRGGITIFQYREKGSNCLEGEEKLELGKRLQRICKENGMPFIVNDDIEMALELDADGVHIGQEDEDAQEVRKKIGDKILGVSVHNLKEAERAKRAGVDYFGVGPIFPTATKKDTRAVQGTAMLEQLKDFGIPMVGIGGINAGNAAVVMNAGADGVSVITAISHADDAREAAAKLKGKIFR encoded by the coding sequence ATGGCAAGGATAAGTCCTGATCAAATGAGAAGCTGGCTGAAGGTGTATTTTATTGCCGGCAGCACAAATTGTGTGCAGGATTCCGTTAATGTGCTTGAAGAGGCGATTCGCGGAGGCATCACTATTTTTCAGTACCGTGAAAAAGGGAGTAACTGTCTTGAGGGGGAGGAAAAGCTCGAGCTAGGCAAGAGACTGCAAAGAATCTGCAAGGAAAACGGCATGCCGTTCATTGTGAACGATGATATCGAAATGGCCCTTGAGCTTGATGCGGACGGCGTCCATATTGGCCAGGAGGATGAGGATGCCCAGGAGGTCCGCAAAAAAATCGGTGACAAGATTCTGGGAGTTTCTGTGCACAATCTGAAGGAAGCTGAAAGAGCAAAGCGTGCAGGTGTCGATTATTTTGGCGTTGGCCCGATTTTTCCAACGGCAACAAAAAAGGATACAAGAGCGGTTCAGGGAACAGCCATGCTCGAGCAGTTAAAAGACTTTGGCATACCGATGGTCGGCATTGGCGGAATCAATGCGGGTAATGCGGCAGTTGTCATGAATGCCGGGGCTGATGGTGTTTCAGTGATTACTGCGATAAGCCATGCAGATGACGCGAGGGAAGCAGCAGCCAAATTGAAAGGCAAAATTTTTCGCTAA
- the thiW gene encoding energy coupling factor transporter S component ThiW, giving the protein MRDTQKLTLTAMMVAIGTLTSHMLFIPLGIVKVFPVQHFINILSAVLLGPYYAVAQALGISLLRNLFGTGSVFAFPGSMIGALLAAYLYKKTKKLGYAFAGEVVGTGIIGAIASYPVAVLFLGKEAAVFGFIPAFLASSLAGATLGFVLLKIFLKNAAGSINMTSKL; this is encoded by the coding sequence ATGAGAGACACACAAAAGCTTACACTTACTGCCATGATGGTAGCCATCGGTACATTGACCAGCCATATGTTGTTTATCCCACTTGGCATTGTAAAGGTATTTCCCGTACAGCATTTCATCAATATATTGTCTGCCGTGTTGCTTGGACCCTATTACGCAGTGGCCCAGGCTTTGGGCATATCACTACTGAGGAATTTGTTCGGCACTGGTTCTGTCTTTGCTTTTCCGGGAAGCATGATTGGTGCACTCCTGGCTGCATATTTATATAAAAAAACGAAGAAATTAGGATACGCTTTTGCCGGGGAGGTAGTTGGAACCGGAATCATCGGTGCAATTGCCAGCTATCCAGTCGCGGTGCTTTTCCTTGGCAAAGAGGCAGCTGTATTTGGATTCATTCCCGCGTTCTTGGCGAGCTCACTGGCTGGCGCGACATTGGGCTTTGTTTTATTGAAAATTTTTCTGAAGAATGCTGCGGGCAGTATTAATATGACCAGCAAGCTGTGA
- a CDS encoding exonuclease domain-containing protein: MNEENKLGLVVDVETTGLGPDSDEIIELAVKLFSFHEESGEIIDILDEDSYLREPLSTTAQRNYDRAYRIHGISYDLVRGKTFYDEKIMDYFNRTDAIFAHNASFDRSFLFRMYPEVNEMKWYCTMKNVQWKNHGFPNSKLLTLLQAHNISKFQTHRAMDDITYLTELLKQQNPNGDYYLKEVLDYGPMRKYQPAQKQRRRMFY, translated from the coding sequence TTGAACGAAGAGAACAAGCTTGGATTGGTAGTGGACGTAGAGACAACTGGACTGGGGCCAGATTCAGATGAAATAATAGAATTGGCTGTGAAGCTTTTTTCCTTTCATGAGGAATCAGGAGAAATAATCGATATTCTTGATGAGGATTCTTATTTAAGGGAGCCGCTGTCCACGACCGCGCAAAGAAATTATGACAGAGCTTACCGGATTCATGGGATTTCTTATGACCTGGTTCGTGGAAAGACGTTTTACGATGAAAAAATTATGGATTATTTCAATCGCACTGATGCGATTTTTGCCCATAATGCCTCATTCGACAGAAGCTTTTTATTCAGGATGTATCCAGAAGTCAACGAGATGAAATGGTATTGCACAATGAAAAATGTTCAATGGAAGAACCACGGCTTCCCAAACAGCAAGCTGCTGACGTTGCTGCAGGCGCATAACATCTCGAAATTCCAGACGCACAGGGCGATGGATGACATTACATATTTGACAGAACTGCTTAAGCAGCAAAATCCAAACGGCGATTATTATTTGAAAGAAGTATTGGATTACGGCCCGATGCGGAAGTATCAGCCTGCCCAAAAGCAAAGAAGAAGGATGTTTTATTAG
- the trhA gene encoding PAQR family membrane homeostasis protein TrhA encodes MNSYIREPINGLTHLAGALLSFAGLLALVIKASLTTGSALAITAVTIFGISMILLYTASATYHMVISKDSVIAFLRKIDHSMIFVLIAGTYTPFCLISLNGITGWTLFGIITLAALCGILFKMIWFRSPRWLSTSIYIVMGWMVIFVVSPLSSVLTPAGIYWLVAGGIMYTIGGVIYALKPDFLRSKHLGFHEIFHIFIMLGSLAHFLSVYLYVL; translated from the coding sequence ATGAACAGCTACATCCGCGAACCAATCAATGGCCTGACCCATTTGGCAGGTGCTTTACTATCCTTTGCCGGACTGCTTGCGCTCGTCATCAAAGCTTCACTTACCACTGGCTCAGCGCTGGCTATTACAGCCGTTACGATTTTTGGCATTAGTATGATCCTGCTGTATACGGCATCCGCTACCTATCATATGGTCATCAGCAAAGATAGCGTGATTGCCTTCCTTCGAAAAATCGACCATTCCATGATTTTTGTATTGATTGCCGGCACCTATACGCCGTTTTGCCTGATTAGCCTTAATGGAATCACAGGCTGGACATTATTCGGTATTATTACATTGGCTGCATTGTGCGGAATTCTTTTTAAGATGATTTGGTTCAGGAGTCCAAGATGGCTGTCGACCTCTATCTATATCGTCATGGGCTGGATGGTTATTTTCGTCGTATCACCCCTCTCCTCCGTCTTGACTCCTGCTGGGATTTACTGGTTGGTTGCCGGAGGAATCATGTACACAATCGGCGGTGTCATTTATGCTTTGAAACCTGATTTCCTACGATCCAAGCATCTGGGTTTTCATGAGATTTTCCATATTTTCATCATGCTCGGGAGCCTTGCCCATTTCCTGAGCGTTTACCTTTATGTCCTATAA
- a CDS encoding DUF1836 domain-containing protein translates to MNNFADLLAELNLENNIALTDIPEIDLYMDQVIQLFENNFGSSIRNEDEKVLTKTMINNYAKGKLFFPIKNKKYSKEHLILISLIYQLKGGLSIQDIKQTLEGINERIESGDFPLNHFYQSYLNLHEKNIEIFNEDVLKTEQEVKQEVNQLETDNPEELEAILLIASLVNISNFYRRTAEKLVDRLAAENKKKD, encoded by the coding sequence GTGAATAATTTTGCCGATTTGCTTGCTGAGCTTAACCTTGAAAACAACATCGCACTTACTGACATTCCGGAAATCGACTTGTACATGGACCAGGTCATACAGCTGTTTGAGAACAACTTTGGCAGCTCGATAAGGAATGAGGACGAAAAAGTCCTGACGAAAACAATGATTAACAACTATGCGAAAGGAAAGCTGTTCTTTCCGATAAAAAATAAAAAGTACTCGAAGGAGCACCTTATCCTGATCAGCTTGATTTACCAGCTGAAGGGGGGCTTGTCGATCCAGGATATCAAACAGACCCTGGAGGGAATCAATGAAAGGATTGAGTCCGGGGATTTTCCACTCAACCATTTTTATCAAAGTTATTTGAATCTCCATGAGAAAAATATTGAGATTTTTAATGAGGATGTACTCAAAACAGAACAGGAAGTAAAACAAGAAGTAAATCAGCTGGAGACAGATAATCCGGAGGAGCTTGAAGCGATTCTCCTGATTGCATCGCTCGTTAATATAAGCAATTTTTACAGAAGGACAGCAGAGAAGCTTGTTGACAGGCTTGCAGCAGAAAATAAGAAAAAGGACTGA
- a CDS encoding excisionase family DNA-binding protein, with amino-acid sequence MYLTVKQAAEYLSIPESQVEKMIFQRKIRAIHDGDTYLIYKDQFNTHMKQVEKYKKLVEELMNEPVPEDIDIKDED; translated from the coding sequence GTGTATTTGACAGTAAAACAAGCAGCAGAATATTTATCGATCCCGGAATCACAAGTAGAAAAGATGATATTCCAAAGGAAAATAAGGGCCATTCACGATGGCGATACTTATTTGATATACAAAGATCAATTCAATACGCATATGAAACAGGTTGAGAAATATAAGAAACTTGTTGAGGAATTAATGAATGAACCGGTGCCTGAGGATATCGATATTAAAGATGAGGATTAA
- a CDS encoding PAS domain S-box protein, whose product MKKKQYVLIFFILSITWIFGTNYLLTLYAPSEFVAVIEHSKEVLYVLLAGWFFYFFISKMEELSASKEEEERLSTLINSMVDFVNFKDGEGRWIQANDFGLKLFDIENVDYRGKKDSELAEYSNYFSDALRYCEISDEEAWKAGGIISVEEVLPQPDGTTKTFDTIKVPLFNDDGSRQGLVIIGRDITERKNVENLLEESRQQYRSLFEYSPDIVSMLDLNGTITNLNPQFEKITGYSNDEYIGKNLADLIPDSHRHIVLDKVASVVENQCPQMFELELLHKNGKPLIFQSTTLPIIVNEKIAGIICNSRDVTELRQTEERLRRTDKLSVVGELSASVAHEIRNPLTSLKGLVQLLQMEDEKHQLYYQIMIDELNRINHIVSELLLLAKPQQIKYTEADLQVILHDVISLLKTEASLHNIQIEFQVHSHPVMIECEPNQLKQLFINILKNAIEASSAGDVVNITLESFDNKVTVVVKDQGVGISKELLERIGEPFYSSKEKGTGLGMTVSFKIVQSHNGTIKFRSEPYKGTEVIVQLPIKHADKMKRVETSVN is encoded by the coding sequence ATGAAAAAAAAGCAATATGTCCTGATCTTTTTCATACTGAGCATTACCTGGATTTTCGGTACAAACTATCTGCTTACTTTATACGCTCCTTCAGAATTTGTCGCAGTTATCGAACATTCGAAGGAAGTCCTTTATGTTCTGTTGGCAGGATGGTTCTTTTATTTTTTCATTTCGAAGATGGAGGAATTGAGTGCCTCAAAAGAAGAAGAAGAGCGCCTATCCACATTGATCAATTCAATGGTCGATTTTGTCAACTTCAAGGATGGAGAAGGCAGATGGATTCAGGCCAATGATTTTGGTTTGAAACTGTTTGATATTGAAAACGTTGACTATAGAGGAAAGAAAGACTCGGAGCTTGCGGAGTACAGCAATTATTTCAGCGATGCATTAAGATATTGCGAGATTTCCGATGAAGAAGCATGGAAAGCAGGAGGAATCATTAGTGTCGAGGAAGTACTTCCACAGCCGGATGGGACAACCAAGACGTTTGACACGATAAAGGTACCCCTCTTTAATGATGATGGCAGCCGGCAGGGACTAGTCATCATCGGCCGGGATATAACCGAACGAAAAAACGTGGAAAACCTCCTTGAGGAGAGCAGGCAGCAATATCGATCATTATTTGAGTACAGTCCTGATATTGTGTCGATGCTCGACTTGAATGGCACGATTACAAACCTTAATCCACAGTTTGAAAAAATCACGGGTTATAGCAACGATGAATATATCGGAAAAAACCTGGCTGACTTAATTCCAGATTCCCACAGGCACATTGTTTTAGATAAGGTTGCCAGCGTGGTAGAAAATCAATGCCCGCAAATGTTTGAATTGGAATTGCTGCATAAGAACGGTAAGCCGTTAATTTTCCAAAGCACAACCTTACCGATCATTGTGAATGAAAAAATCGCCGGAATTATCTGCAACTCAAGGGACGTTACGGAGCTGCGCCAAACAGAGGAGCGTTTACGAAGGACGGACAAGCTGTCTGTAGTCGGCGAGCTATCCGCGAGCGTTGCCCATGAAATCCGCAATCCGCTTACTTCTTTAAAGGGACTTGTCCAGCTATTGCAGATGGAGGATGAGAAGCATCAGCTATACTACCAAATCATGATCGATGAACTGAACAGGATTAACCATATCGTCAGCGAATTGCTATTATTGGCGAAGCCGCAGCAAATAAAATACACAGAAGCAGATTTGCAGGTTATTTTGCATGATGTCATCTCACTTTTAAAAACAGAAGCGAGCCTGCATAATATCCAAATCGAGTTCCAGGTTCACAGTCATCCTGTCATGATTGAATGCGAACCGAATCAGCTGAAGCAGTTGTTCATCAACATATTAAAGAATGCTATTGAAGCTTCTTCTGCTGGTGATGTCGTCAACATCACACTTGAGAGCTTTGATAACAAAGTAACAGTTGTGGTCAAGGACCAGGGTGTGGGGATATCAAAAGAATTGCTCGAAAGAATTGGCGAACCTTTTTATTCTTCTAAAGAAAAAGGTACCGGACTCGGAATGACGGTCAGCTTCAAAATTGTCCAATCCCATAATGGCACAATTAAGTTCAGAAGCGAACCTTATAAAGGTACAGAAGTAATTGTTCAATTGCCAATCAAGCACGCTGATAAAATGAAAAGAGTCGAAACATCGGTTAACTAA
- a CDS encoding NUDIX domain-containing protein, with the protein MGMSNYYQDLRKKVGSGLIFMPSVAGIIRNEAGEILFQNKGNGEKWSLPAGAIELGEAPAEGVVREVREETGLHVVPEKLLGVFGGKEFRYEYPNGHKVEYVVFVFDCRPVGGEHKPIDSETAELRYFIPKDMPELALPYPESIFVKTDREKTEFQLDDEWVRKLPGKRR; encoded by the coding sequence ATGGGAATGTCTAATTACTATCAGGATCTTCGAAAAAAAGTAGGAAGTGGCTTGATTTTTATGCCCAGCGTGGCAGGAATTATCCGGAATGAAGCCGGAGAAATCTTATTCCAGAACAAAGGGAATGGAGAGAAGTGGAGCCTGCCAGCGGGAGCGATTGAATTAGGTGAAGCACCTGCGGAAGGCGTTGTCCGGGAAGTGCGGGAAGAAACAGGGCTACATGTTGTACCGGAAAAATTACTAGGTGTATTTGGCGGGAAAGAGTTCCGCTATGAATACCCAAACGGCCACAAGGTTGAGTATGTTGTGTTCGTTTTTGACTGCAGACCTGTCGGGGGTGAACATAAGCCAATCGACAGCGAGACTGCGGAACTCCGTTACTTCATCCCTAAAGACATGCCAGAATTGGCACTGCCTTATCCTGAGAGCATTTTTGTTAAGACTGATCGGGAAAAAACTGAGTTTCAGTTGGATGACGAATGGGTGAGGAAACTGCCAGGTAAGAGGAGATGA
- a CDS encoding alpha/beta fold hydrolase, with protein sequence MDCKVRKGNINYEVFGEGFPLLILHAMGTDHRSMKGWLEPVFNKVEGFQRVYIDLPAHGRSFIDDRVKSTDDLIENLLDFIDETFGEKELSLIGASFGGYLTQGILHKRRAQVKGICLLAPALHLKERNVPERVILAKDEGLLDTLEPDIRAAFETLFIHQNEVTLEAFMKEIQPGRLLANREFLASDWKAKRYYLIDEPFHDAETLPNSALFILGKQDYICGYKDHLSLLEKFPNSTVAVLDQAGHMLQIEKREVVQILLKDWLIRSH encoded by the coding sequence GTGGATTGCAAAGTAAGAAAGGGCAATATTAATTATGAAGTCTTTGGGGAAGGGTTTCCGTTGCTAATCCTTCATGCTATGGGTACAGACCACCGATCGATGAAAGGATGGCTGGAACCTGTTTTTAATAAAGTTGAAGGTTTCCAAAGAGTATATATTGATTTACCTGCCCATGGGCGGAGTTTTATTGATGATCGTGTGAAATCTACGGATGACTTGATTGAGAATCTGCTGGACTTTATTGATGAGACTTTCGGGGAAAAAGAACTTTCACTGATTGGTGCTTCCTTTGGAGGATATTTGACGCAAGGAATTCTTCATAAAAGACGGGCGCAGGTAAAAGGGATTTGCCTATTGGCCCCAGCGCTGCATTTAAAAGAGAGGAATGTACCTGAACGAGTTATTCTAGCAAAAGATGAAGGGCTGCTTGACACTCTAGAACCTGATATAAGAGCTGCATTCGAAACCCTCTTCATCCACCAAAATGAAGTAACTCTTGAGGCGTTTATGAAAGAAATCCAGCCTGGCAGGCTTTTGGCAAATCGTGAATTTCTTGCTTCAGATTGGAAGGCCAAGCGCTATTACCTGATTGATGAACCTTTTCACGATGCAGAGACTCTTCCGAATTCGGCGCTGTTTATTCTCGGGAAGCAGGATTATATTTGCGGGTATAAGGACCATCTATCCTTGCTTGAAAAATTCCCAAATTCTACAGTGGCAGTATTGGATCAGGCAGGCCATATGCTGCAAATCGAGAAGCGTGAAGTTGTCCAGATTTTATTGAAGGATTGGCTAATTAGAAGTCACTAA
- a CDS encoding Gfo/Idh/MocA family protein: MIKVGVIGLGAIGQRLIRGFQEHPEMEIAAVCDSLQTRAKETAAELGGIPSYVDHQEMLEKTELDLVYVAVPPKFHHAVASDVLTKGIHILCEKPLANSVEEAESLLKQAQDAGVVHAMNFPLNYSAGSKTFEKLIKENSVGKLRRVQLKMHFPQWPRPWQQNAWVASKEQGGYVLEVGVHFIQQLQKIFGSVTVKDVQVQFPEDPQASENAILAILELSDGTPVLIDGMSQIAGKEEIAFTAYGDEGTLSLLNWGQLVGGKLGEEILPLNTDESLTDSLVDNLVKAIKGEEATIINFAAGYEAQVILEQLRKG, translated from the coding sequence ATGATAAAAGTTGGAGTGATTGGCCTGGGTGCGATTGGCCAGCGTTTGATAAGAGGTTTTCAAGAACATCCGGAGATGGAAATTGCGGCTGTTTGCGACTCTTTGCAAACAAGAGCTAAGGAAACGGCAGCGGAACTTGGTGGTATTCCGTCTTATGTCGACCATCAAGAAATGCTCGAGAAGACGGAGTTAGATCTTGTATATGTCGCTGTTCCCCCTAAGTTCCACCATGCCGTAGCATCTGATGTTCTCACTAAAGGCATCCATATTTTATGCGAAAAGCCGCTGGCTAACTCGGTTGAAGAAGCTGAAAGTCTATTAAAACAGGCGCAGGATGCTGGGGTGGTACATGCGATGAACTTTCCGCTGAACTACAGTGCTGGCAGCAAGACTTTTGAAAAATTAATCAAGGAAAACTCTGTTGGAAAGCTTCGAAGGGTCCAATTGAAGATGCACTTCCCACAATGGCCGCGACCGTGGCAGCAGAATGCGTGGGTTGCGAGCAAAGAACAGGGTGGTTATGTTCTTGAGGTTGGGGTCCATTTCATCCAGCAGCTGCAGAAGATTTTTGGATCTGTAACAGTAAAAGACGTGCAAGTGCAGTTCCCTGAAGATCCACAGGCAAGTGAAAATGCGATTTTGGCAATATTAGAACTTTCGGATGGTACTCCTGTACTGATTGATGGCATGAGCCAGATTGCCGGCAAGGAGGAAATTGCCTTCACTGCTTATGGAGATGAGGGGACGTTATCGCTGCTGAACTGGGGACAACTAGTAGGCGGGAAGCTAGGGGAAGAAATCTTACCGCTCAATACAGACGAATCCCTGACAGATTCATTGGTTGATAATCTTGTAAAAGCGATCAAAGGTGAAGAAGCGACGATTATTAATTTCGCCGCCGGTTATGAGGCGCAGGTTATATTGGAACAACTCCGTAAAGGTTGA